The DNA window GCGATTTCGCCGGGCAGGTGGGTGACCAGGAAGGCGATGTGGAAGCCGCAGGTGAAAAAGCCCACATGCAGCATCCAGTAGCTCGGCTCGCGTACCGCGATGCGCAACTGCTCGCGCAAGCCGATGCCCGCGGGCGCCGCGTTCGTCGCACCGGCCACCGCTGCGGGCGATTCGCGCCGGCGCAGCGGCCAGGCCAGCGGTAGCGTCGCCACCGCGGCCGCGGCCAGGGTCCACATCGCCGCCATCCAGCCGGCCGCCGCGATCACCGCTTGCACCAGCGGCGCGAACACGAACTGGCCCATCGAACCGCCGGCGTTGATCACGCCCGAGGCCAGCGAGCGCTTTTCCGCCGGAATCCGTTGCGCGGTCGCGCCGATCAGGATCGAGAAACTGCCCGCGCCCGCGCCGGCCGCGCCGAGCACGCCCAGCGTCATCAGCAGGCCCCATTGCGAGGACACGAACGGAGTCAGGCCCATGCCGGCGATCAGCAGCACGCCGCCGAACACCAGCACCCGGCCGGGGCCGCGCTGATCGGCGAGGGCGCCGAACACCGGTTGCACCGCACCCCAGACGAACTGGCCGATCGCCAGCGCGAAGCTGATTTCGGCGATGCCCAGGCCGGTGCTGTGGCCGATCGGTTTGACCAGCAGCCCCTGCGATTGGCGGATGCCCATGGTGATCATCAGCATCGCGGTGGCGGCGAGCAGCAGCGGCCAGTAGGACGCGGGTTTGGCGGAGGGCGCGGGGTTCATGCGGACGCTCGCTGACGAACGGCGGGGAAGGAGACCGGCGACCGATCGGGCGTCCGCAGGACGCGGAGCGATGTCGCGGCGAAAGCTTGGCCCCCGCTTTCGCGAGGATGACGGCAGGCGGGAAGCGAGGCAGGCGCGGCGCCGGCGGCGTTCATGGGGCGTCGCCCTGCAACTGCGCGATCGCGCGGTCCAACTGCGCGTGCAGGGCGGCGACGCCGTCGGCGCCGAGGCCGCGGTCGATTTCGTCCTGAGCCATGCGCCACAGCGGTTGCGCGCGTTCGATGGTGCGGCGGCCGGACGCGGTCAGGCGCAGGCGGCGTTGGCGCGCGTCATCGCCGGGCACCGATTCGATCCAGCCGGCCTCGACCAGCGGCTTGAGATCGCGGCTCAGGGTGCTGCGGTCCATGCCGAGTTCGCGCGCGATTTCGCCCAGCGGGCGCCCTTGGCCGCCGGTGCGGCGCAGGATCGAATATTGATTGAGATTGAGCCCGGCCGGCGCCAGCGCCTGGTCGTAGCGTTGGCTCATCAGCCGCGACAGCTTGCGCATGCGGAAGCAGGTGCAGACGCTCGGCGCGGTCGGAGGAAAGGCCATTGTGTGTATATACACCTATTTGTGCGGCCGACGCAAACGCCGGCGAGCGCCGGCGTCCGGTGGGTTGGGAGCAGGTGGGCAGCGCGCGCCGGTGGCGAACCCTGCCGGCCGGCGCTTCGCCGCTCCGGCGCTCCCGCCCGCAAGCCGAATGCGGGCGGCGCCAGGCCGCCCGATCCGGTGCCGCTGTCGGCCGTCAGAAGAACATGCGCACGCCGAACGCGACCCCGCGGCCGGGCAGGGGCGCCACGTCCTTGAGGAAGGAGGTGTGCGCGCGCGCTTCCTTGTCGAGCAGGTTGCTGCCGTCGAGGAACACTTCCCAGGCGTTGCCGGCGGCGGTGTCGGCGTGCCAGGCGACATGCGCGTCGACCAGGGTATAGCCCGGCGTTTCGCTTTCGAACTCGGCGACCCGGTCCTGGCGTGCGTAACGCACCGCACCCAGCGAAGCGCGCAGCGGGCCGCGCGCCCAGCGCAGTTCGCCGCCCAGGCGCCACGGCGCGATGCGCGGCAGGTTGCCGCTCTGCGCCAGGTCGGCGGTGTAGTCGTGGCTGTGATCGCCATGCGGCACCGCGAACGCGACCTCGCGCGTGCCGCGGCCGTCGAGCTTGCCGCGCACCACGTCGCCGAACACACGCAGGCCCCAGGTGCCGGTGTCGTTGTCGAGGAAGGTCCAGTCGGCCTCGGCTTCGGCGCCGCTGAAGCGCGCATCGCCCTGGGTCCACAGCCGCACCGGACCGTCGTGCTCTTCCACGCCGGTGTCGGCCAGGTAAATGAAGTCGTTGTAGCGCACGTGGTACAGCGAAGCGCTCAGCTTGAGCGGGCCGTTGTGCCAGTGCAGACCGAGCTCGGCGCGGTTGGCGGTCTCCACGTCCAGGTTCGGACTGCCCAGTTCGATGCTCGCGGTGGCCACGTGCAAGCCGTTGGAGTACAGCTCTTCGGCGGTCGGCGAACGCTGCGCGCGGTCCAGGCCGAACGACAGGTGGAAGTCCTCGCTCAGATTCCAGCGCGCCGAAGCCGACAGGCTGGTGGTATCGAAATCGCGGTCCGGTCCGATCGCGCCCTCGTCGACGTCGATCTTGTTGCGGTCGTGGCGCGCGCCCAGCTCCAGCTTGACCGGGCCGAACTCGCGTTCGCCGATCCAGAACAGGCCGCCGTCGCGCGACTGCGACGGCGGCACGAAGGCTTCGTCGCCGATCGCGCGGAAGTCGCGCTTGGCCAACTGCAGGCCGAACGCGCCGTTCCAGCCGCCCCAGGGGCGATGCACCAGTTCCAGCCGGCCCTCGGTGCTGGTGTTGTCGAACACGGTGCCGACGGCGGCGCCTTCGTATTCGGTATGGGTGTACTCGGTGCGGGCCACTTTGGCCCGGATCGAGGCGAACGGACCGACCTCGTTGAGGCCGCCGCGCACTTCGGTGCGGCGCTGGTCCATTTCGATCCGGACCGCGCCTTCCTCGCCCTCGGCTTCGTCGCCGTGATCGTGGCCGTCGTCGCCGTGCTCGTGTTCGTGGCCCGGCACGCCGTAGCGGGTGTTGAACAGGCTGTAGCTGGCGCCGAGGAAGCCGCGTTCGCCGACCCAGGAAATGCCGAGCGCGCCGGCGTCGGTGCGCACGGCGCTGTTGCGCAGCACGCCGCGGTCGGCCGGGTCGGCGACTTCGCCGGCTTCGGCGCGATGGGCCGCGCTCTCGGCATAGCCGGGGATGTCGTAGTCGCCGGTTTCGCGGTGCAGGGCGTCGAAGTGGAACACGACATGGCCGGAGGCCGAGGTGCCGTCGAGGCGGACCATGCCGGTCTTTTCGTCGTTGACCGTGCCGCCGCGCAGTTCGGCGCGGCCTTGCAGCGGCTGCTCGGTGGCGCGCTCGGGAATGCGGCCGTCGATGACGTTGACCGCGCCGCCGATCGCGCCGCTGCCGTAGAGCAGGGTGGCCGGGCCCTTTAGCACCTCGATCTGGTCGGCGAGGAAGGGTTCGATGCTGACGGCATGATCGACGCTGACCGTGGACACGTCGCCGGAGCCGAGGCCGTCGCTGAGCACCTGGACTCGGGCGCCGTCGAAACCGCGCACGATCGGCCGGCCGACGCCGGGGCCGAAGTAGGAGCTCTGCACGCCGGGCAGCTTGGCCACGGTCTCGCCGAGCGAGTTGGCCTTGGCGCGGTCGAGCTGTTCGCCGGCCAGCACATCGACCGGGCGAGTCAGGTCTTCCGCGGTGCCAGGCAAGGGCGTGGCCTTGACCTCGATCGCGTTGAGGTCGGTGGGCGGGTGGCGATCGGCCGGCACGGTGCCGGCCTCCTGGGCCTGAGCGATGAATGGAACAGCCAGTTGCAGGGCCAGGGCTAGCGGCAGCAGCCGCGGCAGGGGACGTCGGGGCATGGGTTCAGGTAAAGTGTTGGGAGCGATAGGTCGTAATGTTATATTATAACCAAGTCGCGATGTCCCCCTCCCAGAAGTCATCATTAACAAACCGTCATCCATGCCCGACCTGCGTCCCCGCAGCCTGATCGACCGCATCGGCGCCTTCGGCTCCCTGCTGTGCGCGGTGCACTGCGCGCTGCTGCCGCTGGCGATCGCGCTGCTGCCCTCGCTCGGCGTGGCCGGCTGGTTCGACGGCCGCTTCGAGCTGGCGTTCGTGATCTTCGCCACCTTGCTCGGCAGTTTCAGCGTCGCCTGGGGCTATCGCCGCCACCGTGCCGTGCGCGCGCTGGTCCTGCTGCTGCCGGGCGTGCTGGTGCTGTGGCTGGGCCTGCTGTATCCGCCGCTGCACCATTCGCTGTTGCCGCATGCGGTGGTGATGACCCTCGGCGGCACCCTGGTCGGGCTGGCCCATCTGGCCAATTTGCGCCTGAACCACGTTCACGTCCACGACGCCCACTGCGCTCATTGAGCCCCGCCGCGGGCCTGGAACCGACGCTTATGCTAGGCTTCGCAGCCTCGCGCGCGCCGTGCGGCGCCGGCACCGGTCCTGCGGACCTGCCCGGTGGCTGCGCCTGTCGCCAGCGCGGACACCATTCGAACCAATCGATTCAACGCACAACGTCTTAATTTAGGAGCACGACCATGGGTAAGGGCGACCGCAAGACCGCCAAGGGCAAGCGCTACAACTCCAGCTACGGCAACGCCCGCAGCAAGGCCGTGACCAAGGCCACCGGCTCGGCCGCGGCGCCGGCCGCCAAGAAGACCGCCAAGAGCGCGGTCAAGGCGCCGGCCAAGAAGGTCGTGGCGAAGAAGGCCACCAAGGAATAAGCCGGCCTCCAGGCCCGCAGGTTCGAACCGAAGCCCCGCCTCCGCGGGGCTTTTGTTTTGTCGCACGGTTTTGTCGGCGGGCGGCGCGATGCCGGCAGACAGGATGTAATTTTTTCATTAAGATGCGCGCCGTTCCCGAGGATGGGAACTTCATCGCCAATCAAGGAACAAGGGGATTTATGAAGAAGCAACTCGCGCTGGGCCTGGCCCTGGCCCTGGCGTCGACCGCCGCCGCTGCGGAAGGTCTGAGCTACACCCACATCGAAGCCGGTTATTCGGTGCAGCAGTACGAAGTGCGCAGCCTGACCCCGGGCCTGCGCGTGCAGGATCCGAAGGCCGACGGCGGCTACATCGACGGTTCGATCGCGTTCGGCGAAGCGCCGTTCTACGCGTTCGGCAGCTACCGCAAGGGCGAAGACAACAACGTCGGCGTGCGCTTCAACAACGTCGACCTGGGCGACATCGACGTCGATGCCGACCAGTTCAAGATCGGCGTGGGCTACCACCACACTCTGTCCGAGCGCGTCGACTGGGTCGGCGAGCTGAGCTACATCCGCACCGAGCTGGACTCGAACGTGCTGTCCGACGAGATCGACGGCGACGACTTCCGCGGTTCGGTCGGTCTGCGCGGCAACCTGGCCAAGAACTTCGAAGGCTGGGCCAAGCTGAACTACACCGACGGCGACATGTACGACAGCGAGTTCAGCGGCACCGTCGGCGCCCTGGTCAAGTTCAACCAGACCTGGGGCATCGTCGGCGAAGCCGAGTTCGGCGAGCACGCCAAGCAGTACACCATCGGTGTCCGCGCCAGCTTCTGATCAGCGCCTGCACGATGACAAAAGCAAAGCCCGGCCTGCGCCGGGCTTTGCTTTTTTGCGGGACGGGGATTCGCGATTCGGGATTCGGGATTCGGGATTCGGGATTAGGGATTAGGGATTCGCGATTAGGGATTCGGGAGGATTCCCCTGGGTGCCGGTTGGGCTTGCCTTCGCTATGCGGCGCGCGAGTTGCGGCGACGGCGGGCCGGCGCCGCAACTCGCTTCGGTTGGCGCCGCCGCGGGCTCAGTCCGGCGCGTCCTGCACGATCACGTACTGCTTGCGGAATTCCAGCCCCTGTCCGGCCGTGCTCGGCCAGGTCGCGGCATAGGCTTGCAGGCTGGCCAGCCCCGGCGCCCAATCTTCGCCGTTGACCCGGCAATCGGCCTGGCATTCGCCGTCGTGGTGATCGCGCGAGGCGAACAGACGCAGCGCGAACACGCCCTCGGCCTGCAGCAGCGGACGGAACGCGTCCAGCGATTGGGTGAACAGACAGCAGGGGCAGAAGCCGTGTTCGCAAGCTTCCGCGTCCTCGTCCGGGTCCGGGTTTGCGGCCTGTTCGGCCGGGGCCTGGCCGAAGTGCGCCACCGGTCCGAACACGACGCGCCGCGACCGTGCTTTCGACCCGTCCTCGCCGTCGAAGTCCAGGCGCATGCTCATGCAGGCTTCGGGTTCGACCCGCGTCGCGTCGAGCAGGGCGATCAGGTCGGTGCGTGCCCATTGGCCGAACCCGCGCCGTACGGCATCGTCGAAGCCTTCGCCGGTGGCGTGCTGGTACTCGAACAGGCCGAGCGGGAAGCAGCGCGGGTGGTGGCACTGGATGGTGCTGGCGGTACGGATGACGCCGTTGTCGAGCTCGGTGAATTCGGCCAGTTGGGGAAACGCGAACAGACCGTCGTCGCCGATCTCGATCCAGCCGTTGTCGTAGGCGTGCGCGCGATGGCCGGACTCGGCCAATACTTCGGCCAGGGTCTGGACCAGGTCGAACGGCTCCAGGAATTCCTCGCCGTGTTCGTCCAGCAAGCGCAGGTGACCGTCGGGCGAACCGCCGGGGTTGGCCTGGAGCAGCTCGAACGCCGGACCGGTCGCGGAAGCGCTCATCGACGCACCGCCTGAGCCTCGACCGCGCGCCATACCCGCAGCAGGTTGTCGCCGAGGATCTTGCGCACGGTGTCGTCGGAATGGCCGCGCCGCTTCAGGCCTTCGATCAGGTTCGGGTAATCGGCGACCGACGTGAGGCCGTCCGGCAGCGCGCCGGATACGCCGTCGAAATCCGAGCCGATGCCGACGTGGTCGGCGCCGAGCAGTTTCACCGCGTAGTCGATCTGATTCAGCACCGCATCGATCGGTACTTTGCGCGGCGGGTGCGCTTTCTCCCAAGCGGCGTCGAAATCGGCCTGGCTGCGCACCGCTTCGCCGCGTTCGCGCGCAGCGGCCTGTTCGCGCTCGAACTTGGCGTTGTCGACGAAGTAGGCCTGGGTGTCGGCGGCCGAGGCCGGGTCGACGAAGGCGTTGCCGAACACGATCTGGACCACGCCGCCCTTGGCCGCGACCGCCTTGGCGAGCTCGTCGCTGAGGTTGCGCTCGAAACCGGGCGTGAAATGGCGCAGCCCGGAATGGCTGGCGATCACCGGCGCCTTGCTTCGCGCGAGCACGTCGCGCACCGCGTCGTCGGACAGGTGCGAGACGTCGACCATGATGCCGAGCCGGTTCATTTCGTCGACGACTTTCTCGCCGAACGGGCTCAGCCCCTGCCAGGTACGCTTGCGGCTGTAGGAGGAATCGCTGATGCGGTTGTCCTCGCTGTGGGCGAGGGTGATGTAGCGCACGCCGCGGGCATGGAACTGGGCCAGCCGCGCCAGGTCGTCGCCGATCGGCGCGCCGTTCTCCATGCCCAGCGCGAGCAGCACACGCTGGCCGCGCGCGTGCAGGCGCTCGAAGTCGGCCGGCGAACGCAGCAGGGCGAACCGCTCCGGATGGCGGCCGATCATCGCCTCGACCGCGTCGATCTGGGTGTGCGCGGTCTGGGTGGCGCTGCCGGCGCGGTCTTCGCCGGGCGAGGTGTAGATCGACATGAAGGCCACGTCCAGGCCGCCCTGGCGCGCGCGCGGGTAGTCGAATTCGACCTTGGGCGTGTCCACGCCGAGATCGGCCCAGTTGCGCAGCAACAGGCTGGGCGCGTCGATATGGGTATCGACGATGGTCGCATCCTGGGCGAAGCGTTGGCCGGCGCTCAAGGGTTCGTCGGCCGATGCGGCCGACCACGACAGGGCAAGGGCTAAGGCGAGAGCTGCGATCCGCACACGACCTCCGGTTTGAGCGCGCGGCGGCGCGCAGGAGGGCTGAGGGTACAACAAGCGATGCGCGCAGTTTGCGGCGGCGCAGCGCACGCAAAGGCGCTTTGTACCGGCGCCGGGGAAACGGCGCCGGCGGCGGTCGGATGCCGGCGCGGCCGGTGCCGGTTTGCGGTCGCGGTTTGCATCGTTCCCGCCCCGGCTGGGGCGGCGCTCAGGCCGCGCTGCCTTCGACCAGCACGCCCGCGGCGTAGACACGCCGCGCCAGCCGGCCGCCGAGCCAGTAGCACAGCTCGGCCGGGTGGCCGATGTCCCATTGCACGAAATCGGCCTGCGCGCCGACCCGCAGCACGCCGCGATCGGCGCAACCCAATGCGCGCGCGGCGTGCACGGTGGCGCCGCGCAGGGCTTCCTCCGGGGTCAGGCGGAAGTGGCTGCAGGCCAGTTGCATGGCCTGGCGCAACGACAGCAGCGGCGAGGTGCCGGGATTGCAGTCGGTGGCTACCGCCATCGCCACGCCGTGCTCGCGGAACGCGTCCAGCGGCGGTAGCTTGGTTTCGCGCAATACATGGAACGCGCCCGGCAGCAATACCGCGACGGTGCCGTGTTCGGCCATCGCCCGCACGCTGTCCAGCGAGGTGTGTTCGACATGGTCGGCGGAGAGCCCGTCGAACGCTGCGGCGAGGGCGCCGCCGCCGAGATCGCTGAGCTGGTCGGCATGCAGCTTGACCGGCAGGCCGAGCGCGCGCGCGGTCTCGAACACGCGCCGGGTCTGCGCCGGCGAGAAGCCGATGCCTTCGCAGAACGCGTCCACCGCATCGATCAGGCCTTCTTCGTGCAGGCGCGGCATCCAGGCGCAGACCGCGTCGATGTAGTCGTCGCTGCGGCCGGCGTACTCCGGCGGCAGCGCGTGCGCGGCCAGATAGGTGGTGCGCACGTGGATGCCGAGCTCGCGGCCGATGGCCCGCGCGGTACGCAGCATCTTGCGCTCGTTCTCCAAGTCCAGGCCGTAGCCGGACTTGATTTCCAGGGTGGTGGCGCCGTCGCCGAGCAGGGCGCGTGCGCGCGGCAGCGACTGACGCAACAGCTCGGCGCCGCTGGCTTCGCGGGTGGCGCGCACGCTGGAGACGATGCCGCCGCCGGCGCGGGCGATGTCTTCGTAGCTGGCGCCCTGCAGGCGCAACTCGAACTCGCGCGCACGGTCGCCGGCGAAGACCAGATGGGTGTGGCAGTCGACCAGGCCCGGGGTGATCCAGCCGCCGGCCTGGACGACCTTGGCGGCCAGGTCCTGCGGTGCGCCGGGCAGGTCGGAGCGCGCGCCGACATAGGCCAGGCGGCCGTCGCGCCAGGCCAGCGCGGCGTCGGCGATCTCGCCGTAGCCGCGGTCGCCGTCGAGGGTGGCCAGGGTGGCGCCGAGTACGAGGCCGTCGTACAGGGGGCCGTCGGAGCGGGAGGACATGGCGGTCATGGCGGGATTTTAGCCGCTGGCGCCGGTCGTGACCCGGCCGGCGGTCGCGTCGCGGGCGCGCGCAGGCGAGAATGGCCGGATGACGACCTCCGACTCCTGCGCCACCTGGACCCCCGACGGCTGGCAGCGCGTCGCCGTACCTGCCGGTACGCACGCGCGCCGCCGCGTGCCCGGCATCGCCAACCTGCATTCGCACGCGTTCCAGCGCGCCATGGCCGGCATGGCCGAGCGCCAGACCGACCCGGCCGACAGCTTCTGGACCTGGCGCGAGACGATGTACCGCTTCGCCGCCCGTTTCACCCCCGAAACACTGCACGCGGTCGCCAGCCAGCTGTACGCGGAAATGCTCGAAGCGGGTTACACCAGCGTGTGCGAATTCCATTATCTGCACC is part of the Lysobacter firmicutimachus genome and encodes:
- a CDS encoding DUF6348 family protein, with protein sequence MSASATGPAFELLQANPGGSPDGHLRLLDEHGEEFLEPFDLVQTLAEVLAESGHRAHAYDNGWIEIGDDGLFAFPQLAEFTELDNGVIRTASTIQCHHPRCFPLGLFEYQHATGEGFDDAVRRGFGQWARTDLIALLDATRVEPEACMSMRLDFDGEDGSKARSRRVVFGPVAHFGQAPAEQAANPDPDEDAEACEHGFCPCCLFTQSLDAFRPLLQAEGVFALRLFASRDHHDGECQADCRVNGEDWAPGLASLQAYAATWPSTAGQGLEFRKQYVIVQDAPD
- a CDS encoding TonB-dependent receptor, with the translated sequence MPRRPLPRLLPLALALQLAVPFIAQAQEAGTVPADRHPPTDLNAIEVKATPLPGTAEDLTRPVDVLAGEQLDRAKANSLGETVAKLPGVQSSYFGPGVGRPIVRGFDGARVQVLSDGLGSGDVSTVSVDHAVSIEPFLADQIEVLKGPATLLYGSGAIGGAVNVIDGRIPERATEQPLQGRAELRGGTVNDEKTGMVRLDGTSASGHVVFHFDALHRETGDYDIPGYAESAAHRAEAGEVADPADRGVLRNSAVRTDAGALGISWVGERGFLGASYSLFNTRYGVPGHEHEHGDDGHDHGDEAEGEEGAVRIEMDQRRTEVRGGLNEVGPFASIRAKVARTEYTHTEYEGAAVGTVFDNTSTEGRLELVHRPWGGWNGAFGLQLAKRDFRAIGDEAFVPPSQSRDGGLFWIGEREFGPVKLELGARHDRNKIDVDEGAIGPDRDFDTTSLSASARWNLSEDFHLSFGLDRAQRSPTAEELYSNGLHVATASIELGSPNLDVETANRAELGLHWHNGPLKLSASLYHVRYNDFIYLADTGVEEHDGPVRLWTQGDARFSGAEAEADWTFLDNDTGTWGLRVFGDVVRGKLDGRGTREVAFAVPHGDHSHDYTADLAQSGNLPRIAPWRLGGELRWARGPLRASLGAVRYARQDRVAEFESETPGYTLVDAHVAWHADTAAGNAWEVFLDGSNLLDKEARAHTSFLKDVAPLPGRGVAFGVRMFF
- a CDS encoding MFS transporter, with amino-acid sequence MNPAPSAKPASYWPLLLAATAMLMITMGIRQSQGLLVKPIGHSTGLGIAEISFALAIGQFVWGAVQPVFGALADQRGPGRVLVFGGVLLIAGMGLTPFVSSQWGLLMTLGVLGAAGAGAGSFSILIGATAQRIPAEKRSLASGVINAGGSMGQFVFAPLVQAVIAAAGWMAAMWTLAAAAVATLPLAWPLRRRESPAAVAGATNAAPAGIGLREQLRIAVREPSYWMLHVGFFTCGFHIAFLVTHLPGEIALCGLSDNVSAMALGLIGLFNVAGSLAAGWLGQRFRMKYLLAGMYASRAAMIAIYLVSPPTPLTFYLFAAGLGVTWLATVPPTAGLVGKLFGPRYLGTLFGLTLLSHQIGGFFGAWLGGLAMARFGDYTWMWYADIVLALLAAAANLPIRESRPALAGLAAAKA
- a CDS encoding MarR family winged helix-turn-helix transcriptional regulator, with the protein product MAFPPTAPSVCTCFRMRKLSRLMSQRYDQALAPAGLNLNQYSILRRTGGQGRPLGEIARELGMDRSTLSRDLKPLVEAGWIESVPGDDARQRRLRLTASGRRTIERAQPLWRMAQDEIDRGLGADGVAALHAQLDRAIAQLQGDAP
- a CDS encoding MerC domain-containing protein, producing MPDLRPRSLIDRIGAFGSLLCAVHCALLPLAIALLPSLGVAGWFDGRFELAFVIFATLLGSFSVAWGYRRHRAVRALVLLLPGVLVLWLGLLYPPLHHSLLPHAVVMTLGGTLVGLAHLANLRLNHVHVHDAHCAH
- a CDS encoding outer membrane beta-barrel protein, which translates into the protein MKKQLALGLALALASTAAAAEGLSYTHIEAGYSVQQYEVRSLTPGLRVQDPKADGGYIDGSIAFGEAPFYAFGSYRKGEDNNVGVRFNNVDLGDIDVDADQFKIGVGYHHTLSERVDWVGELSYIRTELDSNVLSDEIDGDDFRGSVGLRGNLAKNFEGWAKLNYTDGDMYDSEFSGTVGALVKFNQTWGIVGEAEFGEHAKQYTIGVRASF
- the hutI gene encoding imidazolonepropionase; protein product: MTAMSSRSDGPLYDGLVLGATLATLDGDRGYGEIADAALAWRDGRLAYVGARSDLPGAPQDLAAKVVQAGGWITPGLVDCHTHLVFAGDRAREFELRLQGASYEDIARAGGGIVSSVRATREASGAELLRQSLPRARALLGDGATTLEIKSGYGLDLENERKMLRTARAIGRELGIHVRTTYLAAHALPPEYAGRSDDYIDAVCAWMPRLHEEGLIDAVDAFCEGIGFSPAQTRRVFETARALGLPVKLHADQLSDLGGGALAAAFDGLSADHVEHTSLDSVRAMAEHGTVAVLLPGAFHVLRETKLPPLDAFREHGVAMAVATDCNPGTSPLLSLRQAMQLACSHFRLTPEEALRGATVHAARALGCADRGVLRVGAQADFVQWDIGHPAELCYWLGGRLARRVYAAGVLVEGSAA
- a CDS encoding dipeptidase, whose protein sequence is MSAGQRFAQDATIVDTHIDAPSLLLRNWADLGVDTPKVEFDYPRARQGGLDVAFMSIYTSPGEDRAGSATQTAHTQIDAVEAMIGRHPERFALLRSPADFERLHARGQRVLLALGMENGAPIGDDLARLAQFHARGVRYITLAHSEDNRISDSSYSRKRTWQGLSPFGEKVVDEMNRLGIMVDVSHLSDDAVRDVLARSKAPVIASHSGLRHFTPGFERNLSDELAKAVAAKGGVVQIVFGNAFVDPASAADTQAYFVDNAKFEREQAAARERGEAVRSQADFDAAWEKAHPPRKVPIDAVLNQIDYAVKLLGADHVGIGSDFDGVSGALPDGLTSVADYPNLIEGLKRRGHSDDTVRKILGDNLLRVWRAVEAQAVRR
- a CDS encoding 30S ribosomal protein THX, giving the protein MGKGDRKTAKGKRYNSSYGNARSKAVTKATGSAAAPAAKKTAKSAVKAPAKKVVAKKATKE